A genomic window from Lotus japonicus ecotype B-129 chromosome 1, LjGifu_v1.2 includes:
- the LOC130732998 gene encoding uncharacterized protein LOC130732998 — MVEALRIQLSNFTPIEGTQDSWIWTKDEAGRFSVKSAYAVLQGEVREPIHRVYHKLWSLKTPSNVLSLAWKVLPNRIQSKENLRRRNALHGTSQSLCSLCSLEEESSSHLFFTCIQSWKVWCKLYQWLGDTSAMSNDGISHFLQFLGSFAGKDRKMGRGLCGWQLSGVFGTIEIT; from the coding sequence ATGGTGGAGGCTCTAAGAATTCAACTCTCTAATTTCACTCCCATTGAAGGCACACAAGACTCTTGGATCTGGACAAAGGATGAAGCTGGAAGGTTCTCAGTGAAGTCAGCTTACGCAGTCCTACAAGGTGAGGTGAGGGAACCAATACATAGAGTCTACCACAAACTATGGTCACTCAAAACACCTTCAAATGTGCTATCTCTGGCCTGGAAAGTTCTACCAAACAGGATTCAGTCAaaggaaaatctgagaagaaggaaTGCCCTACATGGTACTTCACAGTCTTTATGTTCCCTGTGCTCTCTTGAAGAAGAATCCTCCTCCCACCTCTTTTTCACCTGCATTCAGTCTTGGAAGGTCTGGTGTAAGTTGTATCAGTGGCTAGGAGATACTTCTGCCATGTCAAATGATGGAATTTCTCATTTCCTTCAATTCTTGGGAAGCTTTGCGGGAAAGGACAGAAAAATGGGAAGGGGTTTGTGTGGCTGGCAACTATCTGGAGTCTTTGGAACTATAGAAATAACGTGA
- the LOC130734414 gene encoding bidirectional sugar transporter SWEET1-like, with protein sequence MDVAHFLFGIFGNATGLFLFLAPIITFKRIVMNKSTEQFSGIPYIMTLLNCLLSAWYGLPFVSPHNILVTIINGTGAGIEVIYVFTFILFAPKKEKAKILGLFVAVTGLFSVVVFVSLFALHGNSRKLFCGFAAAIFSIVMYGSPLSIMRLVIKTKSVEFMPFFLSLFVFLCGTSWFIFGLLGRDPFLFVPNGVGSLLGTMQLILYFIYRGNNKRDDSSTKKKPTTTTNEAAESMEMGTAKPPPFNAN encoded by the exons ATGGATGTTGCACATTTCTTGTTCGGCATTTTTG GAAATGCTACTGGTCTTTTCCTCTTCTTGGCTCCAAT AATCACATTCAAGAGGATAGTTATGAACAAATCCACAGAGCAATTCTCAGGAATCCCTTACATCATGACTCTGCTTAACTGTCTCCTTTCTGCTTG GTATGGTTTGCCATTTGTGTCTCCACACAACATACTTGTGACAATAATCAATGGAACAGGAGCAGGGATTGAAGTAATATACGTCTTCACCTTCATCTTGTTTGCACCCAAAAAGGAGAAAGCTAAAATTCTTGGCCTTTTCGTGGCTGTAACAGGGCTTTTCTCTGTTGTTGTTTTTGTCTCCCTGTTTGCACTTCATGGCAACTCCAGAAAGCTCTTCTGTGGCTTCGCTGCCGCTATTTTTTCCATCGTCATGTACGGCTCACCGCTTTCAATCATG AGACTGGTGATCAAAACCAAGAGCGTGGAGTTCATGCCCTTCTTCCTGTCACTGTTTGTGTTTCTCTGTGGTACTTCATGGTTCATTTTCGGATTGCTAGGCCGTGACCCATTTCTTTTT GTACCAAATGGTGTGGGTTCATTATTGGGTACAATGCAACTGATTTTGTATTTCATCTACCGTGGCAATAACAAGCGTGATGACAGCAGTACTAAGAAGaagccaacaacaacaacaaacgaAGCAGCAGAATCCATGGAAATGGGTACCGCAAAACCACCACCATTCAATGCAAATTGA